From a single Minwuia thermotolerans genomic region:
- a CDS encoding glutathione S-transferase family protein, whose protein sequence is MTLDVYYSATPNGWKISIMIEELKEVGVGLPEVRLHMMSLEDGDQFASEFTAINPNQRMPALMHDGRAIFESCAILQYLGETYPSPLLPQGPARWDVLPWLYWQAANLGPVFGNKVSYTRYIDVDEATKAHPMDRFGNEGARLVRVMARRLEVAPWLGGETFSVADIAAFPWVRAYKWAKIDITAEPRVVDWLERCRRRPGVQRGVAWGVPQEEAERFSADRRARYKAMGASIAANERLNERN, encoded by the coding sequence ATGACGCTGGACGTTTACTATTCGGCGACGCCGAATGGTTGGAAGATCTCGATAATGATCGAGGAACTAAAGGAGGTCGGGGTCGGTCTGCCCGAAGTCCGCCTGCACATGATGAGCCTGGAGGACGGCGACCAGTTCGCGTCGGAATTCACGGCGATCAATCCGAATCAGCGCATGCCGGCCCTGATGCACGACGGACGGGCGATCTTCGAGAGCTGCGCTATTCTCCAGTATCTGGGCGAGACCTACCCTTCGCCGCTGTTGCCCCAAGGTCCGGCACGCTGGGATGTGCTTCCCTGGCTATACTGGCAGGCGGCCAATCTGGGACCCGTCTTCGGCAACAAGGTGAGCTACACCCGCTATATCGATGTGGACGAGGCGACGAAGGCCCATCCGATGGACCGCTTCGGCAATGAGGGCGCGCGGCTGGTCCGGGTCATGGCGCGGCGGTTGGAGGTGGCGCCCTGGCTGGGCGGAGAGACTTTCAGCGTTGCCGACATCGCGGCCTTTCCATGGGTCCGGGCCTACAAATGGGCGAAGATCGACATCACCGCCGAACCCCGCGTCGTCGACTGGCTGGAGCGCTGTCGCCGCCGGCCCGGCGTGCAGCGCGGCGTCGCCTGGGGTGTACCGCAGGAGGAAGCGGAGAGGTTCAGTGCTGATCGCCGCGCACGCTACAAGGCGATGGGAGCGTCTATCGCCGCCAATGAGCGGCTTAATGAACGAAACTGA